The DNA window CCGTGAACAAGCCGGGTAAGACCGGTGAGGTTCTGCTGCAGATCCTCGAGACCCGTCTCGACAACGTCGTCTACCGGGCCGGCTACGCCGCGTCCCGCGACATGGCCCGGCAGCTGGTCAAGCACGGCCACTTCCTGGTCAACGGTTCCAAGGTCGACATCCCGTCGTACCGGGTCAAGGAACACGACATCGTCACCGTGCGTGAGAAGTCGAAGGAAATGACCCCGTTCGTCGTGGCGCAGGCCCAGGCCGGCTCCCGCCCCGTTCCGGCGTGGCTCGAGCCGATCCCGGCCGAGATGAAGATCCTGATCCACTCGATCCCGGCCCGCGCTGTCATCGACACGCAGGTTCAGGAGCAGCTGATCGTGGAGCTTTACTCCAAGTAACAAAGTTGCCCGGCGCCTCGAAGGCGCCGGGCAATCGGTGATGGCCATCAAATAGTGGGTGGCCTGACAGAAAGAAGAACAGCGTGCTCATCAGCCAGCGGCCGACCCTCTCGGAGGAGTCGCTCAGCGAGACCCGCTCCCGGTTCACCATCGAGCCTCTGGAGCCGGGCTTCGGCTACACCCTCGGTAACTCGCTGCGTCGGACCCTGCTGTCGTCCATCCCGGGCGCGGCGGTCACCAGCATCAAGATCGACGGCGTGCTGCACGAGTTCACCACGATCCCCGGTGTCAAGGAGGACGTGGTCGAGCTGGTCATGAACGTCAAGGAACTGACCGTCAGCTCCGAGCACGACGAGCCGGTCAGCATGTACCTGCGCAAGCAGGGCCCTGGCGACGTGACCGCCGGTGACATCCAGCCCCCGGCTGGCGTCTCCGTGCACAACCCCGACCTGAAGCTGGCCACCCTGAACAGCAAGGGCCGGCTCGACATGGAGCTCACCGTCGAGCGGGGCCGTGGCTACGTCACGGCGGCGCAGAACAAGAGCGCCGGCGCCGAGATTGGCCGGATCCCGGTCGACTCGATCTACTCGCCGGTCCTCAAGGTGACCTACCGCGTCGAGGCGACCCGTGTCGAGCAGCGCACCGACTTCGACCGCCTGATCATCGACGTCGAGTCGAAGGCGTCGATCTCGCCGCGGACCGCGCTGGCCTCGGCCGGCTCGACCCTCGTCGAGCTGTTCGGCCTGTGCCGGGAGCTGGACGAGACCGCCGAGGGCATCGACATCGGCCCGTCGCCGCAGGACGCTCAGCTGGCCGCCGATCTGGCCCTGCCGATCGAGGAGCTGGACCTCACCGTCCGGTCGTACAACTGCCTCAAGCGCGAGGGCATCAACAGCGTGGGCGAGTTGATAGGGCGTACGGAGGCTGACCTTCTGGACATCCGGAACTTCGGCCAGAAGTCGATCGACGAGGTCAAGATGAAGCTCGCCGGAATGGGCCTGGGGCTGAAGGACAGCGCGCCTTCCTTCGACCCGGCGCACGTCGTGGACTCGTTCGGCGACGTGGACTACGACACCGACGACTACCGCGAGACCGAGCAGCTGTAAGTCCGGCTGCCGCGCGCCATAACCCTGCTGCCCGAGGCGGCTCCGCCGCACTGCTCGACATATTCACGAGGAGCATCGAAGAAATGCCCACGCCCACCAAGGGTGCCCGCCTCGGCGGCAGCCCGGCACACGAGAAGCTCATCCTGGCGAACCTGGCCACTGAGCTCTTCCGGCACGGGAAGATCAAGACCACCGAGACGAAGGCCCGGCGGCTGCGTCCGCTGGCCGAGCAGCTCATCACGAAGGCCAAGCGCGGCGACCTGCACGCCCGTCGCCGGGTTCTGACCGTCGTGAAGGACAAGGACGTCGTGTACGCCCTGTTCGAGCAGATCGCTCCGCGGTACACGAACCGCCCCGGCGGCTACACCCGGATCACCAAGACCGGCCCCCGCAAGGGCGACGCCGCTCCGATGGCCGTCATCGAGCTGGTCGAGGAGCTGCAGGTCGCGGCCACCACCGCCGCGCCGTCGAAGGCTGACCGCAAGGCGGCCGCGCAGCAGGCCAAGGTCGAGGCGCTCGCGCCCGAGGACGACGCGCCGAAGAGCGCGCCGGCCGCGGACACCGACGCTGACCAGGACGCCGAGGCGCCCGTGAACGCGTCCGGTGACAAGGGTGCCGAGGGCCCCGGCGACCAGGCCGAGGGCGACGACACCACCAAGGCCTGATACTCAGGTTTTTCGGAAAGCCCGGTACCCGTTCGGGGTGCCGGGCTTTTCGCTTGGCGGAAATCAAAACACTTCACCTGTACGCGAGGAGCACGCCCGTAATGTCGGAATCCATCCGCCTTCGGCTGGACGTGTCGTACGACGGCGCCGGCTTCTCGGGCTGGGCCGCCCAGCCGACCCGCCGGACGGTCGCCGGCGTGCTCACCGAGGCGCTGGGCCGGCTCGTCGGACCGGAGACGCCGCTCGGGTTGACGGTTGCCGGGCGTACCGATGCGGGGGTGCACGCCACCGGACAGGTCTGCCACATCGACCTGCCGATCGAGGACTGGGAACGGCTCTCCGGATCGCTGCTGCGCCGGCTCGCCGCCCTGATGCCGCCGGACGCCCGGGTCCGCGCGCTCCGGCCGGTCCCGGACACCTTCGACGCGCGCTTCTCGGCGACGTTCCGGCGGTACGAGTACCGCGTCTGCGACGAGCAGTGGGGTCCGGAGCCGCTGCGCCGGCACGACACGCTCGGCTGGCTGCGACCGCTCGACCTGGACCGGCTCAACGCCGCCGCGGCCGGGCTGCTCGGCGAGCACGACTTCGCGGCGTTCTGCAAACGCAAGGAGCATGCCACCACGATCCGGGCGATCAACCGGCTGGACTGGCGCCGGGACCCGGACGGGGTCCTGGTGGCGACCGTGCAGGCGGATGCGTTCTGCCAGGCGATGGTCCGCAGCCTGGTGGGGGCGATGCTCTTCGTCGGCGACGGCCGCCGGGAGCCGGAGTGGCCGGGGCGGCTGCTCACGCTCCGGGAACGCTCCAGCGAGGTGACGGTGGCGGCCGCGCACGGGTTGACCCTGGTGGCGGTCGGTTACCCGGACGAGGCGGAGTACGCCGCGCGGGCCGAGGCCACCCGCCGCCTCCGAGGCTGAGCTCCACACACAGGGCGAACGTCAGCCGAGCGCCTGGAATCCACACGCGGGCTCAGGTGGTTGGCAGGGCTGTGCTCAGGTGGATGTCGAGCAGGTCGGTGGTTACCCGGGTCACCGCCGGATCGGTGCCGGGGACCAGCTCACCCGTGGAACTGACGATCACGCAGTAGATCAGGTAGCGGTCGTGCGTGCGCCAGGCGACGGGGGTGCCCGGCGGGGTGTCGGCGCCGGTCAGCGTGGCGAAACTGCCGTCGCCGGTTTCGACCAGGTCGCGCACCACCTCGCTGACGGCTGCCGCGCTCGGCGTGTCCGGCAGGGTCAGCACACCGGCCGTCACCCGATAGTCGGCATACGGGACGGTGAGGACTGCCCGGATCGACTGCGAACACCCGTACCCCTGGAGCACCGACCGCAAGGCGCCGGTGACGGCGACCGGGCAATCGGCCTCGGCCCGCGCCTGGCTCGCCCGGAAGAGGGACGCCTGCTCGGGGAAGACGTCGCTCGCGGTGAGCGGTCCGGACGATCCGGAGGCCGGTGGGTGGCGTTCGTCGGCGACGATCAGCACGCCGACCATCACGCAGATGCCGAGCACGATCAGGGCGGCCAGGCCGCGGGTGAGCAGGTGGGCCGTTCGGAGGGGTTCCCGCCGCAGATGCCGGCGGCTGTGTGCCCGGGAGCGATGCTGGCCGGTGGTGATCGGGAACGGCCTCAGGACCAGAGCGTGCGCGGCATGGTGGGCGGGGCGCGTCGGGATGGCGTACCGCATGAGGCCCAAGCTAGGCGGGGACGCTGATCTATGAACGCACAGTTTGTCCGGTACCCCGATGTCCCGCCGCTCGTTCGGCGGCGGGAGACTTGCCGGGTGAGTGCCGACCATTACTTCTCCGCCGACCCGGATGCGCCGCTGCGGCGCAGCGAGATCGAGTTCAGCGTCGCCGGCAAGAACCACCGGCTCGCCGTCGCGTCCGGGGTGTTCTCGGCCGGGCGGCTGGACCCGGGCACCGCCGTGCTGCTCCGCAAGGCCGGGCTGCCGGACGCCTCGGCCGAGGGGACGTTTCTCGACCTGGGCTGCGGTTATGGCCCGATCGCCCGGGTGCTGGCGACCGAGGCGCCGGCGGCGACCGTGTGGGCCGTGGACGTGAACTCCCGCGCCCGGGAGTTGACCGCCGAGAACACCAAGAATTTGAGGGTACGGGTGGCAGCGCCCGACGACGTGCCCGCGGACGTGGAGTTCCAGCAGATCTGGAGCAACCCGCCCACCCACGTCGGCAAGGCGGAGCTGCACGGGCTGATGGAACGCTGGCTGCCGCGGCTGGCACCGGACGGTGTTGCCTGGCTGGTGATCAACCGGAACCTCGGTGGTGATTCGCTGCACACCTGGCTGACCGGCCTCGGCTGGCAGGTCGAGCGTGTGGCCAGCCAGCGGGGGTTCCGAGTCCTGAAGGTCACCCGAAAATCGGCTGACTGACCGAGCGGTCACCGGGGAGGATGCCGGGCATGGGTTACGTGGATGTCGCCGGCGCCGGTTTCGTGCTCCCGGACGGGCGGGAGCTCTTCGCCGACGTGTCGTTCCGGGTCGGCGAGGGCGCGAAGGTGGCGCTGGTTGGGCCGAACGGGGCCGGCAAGACGACGCTGATGCGCATGGTCGCGGGAGACATCCCGACCCAGAGCGGCACGATCGCGCGGTCCGGAGGGCTCGGCGTGATGCGCCAGTTCATCGGCATGATCGGCGACGACCGTACCCTGGAAGATCTTGCTTTGTCGCTTGTCGCGCCCGCGCTCGGCACGGCAGGTGAGCGACTGCGCGCCGCGGCCGCGGCCCTCGACGAGACCGAGAAGAGTCAGATCGGGTACGCGAACGCGCTCGCCCACTGGGGTGAGGCCGGTGGTTACGAGGCAGAGGTCCTCTTCGACACGGTCGCTGTCTCGATCCTGGGCAAGTCGTGGGAGGAGACCAAGGACCGGATCGTGCGGACCCTCTCCGGCGGCGAGCAGAAACGGTTTGCGCTGGACCTGCTGCTCCGCGGGAGCGACGAGGTGCTGCTGCTCGACGAGCCGGACAACTTCCTCGACGTCCCCGCGAAACGCTGGCTGGAACAGCGGATGCGGGAGTCGTCGAAATCGATCCTCTACGTCTCGCACGACCGGGAGCTGCTGGCGCAGACCGCGAACCGGGTGGTGGCCGTGGAGGGCGGCGGCGCGTGGACCCATCCGGGCGGCTTCGCCTCTTGGCACGAGGCCCGGTCGAACCGGCACGAGCGGATGGAGGAGCTGCGCCGCCGCTGGGACGAGGAGCACGAGAAACTCCGCGAGCTGGTCTTCACGCTGAAGAACAAGGCGGCCTACAACGACGGTCTCGCCTCGCGTTACCAGGCCGCGCAGACCCGGCTGCGCAAGTTCGAGGAGGCCGGCCCGCCGCCGCTGCCGCCGAAGGAGCAGTCCCTGCGGATGAACCTGCGCGGCGGGCGCACCGGCAAGCGCTCGGTGATCTGCGAGCAGCTCGAGCTGGAGAACCTGACGTTCCCGTTCGACCTGGAGATCTGGTACGGGGACCGGGTCGCCGTCCTCGGCGCGAACGGCACCGGCAAGTCCCACTTCCTGCGGCTGCTCGCGGCCGGCGGCTCCGAGCCCGATCTGGAGCACAAGCCGGTCGACGGCGCGCCGCTGACGCATGTGATGCACGGCGGCGTGGCCCGGCTCGGCGCGCGGGTGCGTCCGGGGCACTTCTCGCAGACCCACGACCGGCCGGAGCTGATGGAGAAGACGCTCGTCGAGATCCTCTGGCGGGGCGACGAGCACCGGTCCGGAGTCGACCGGGCCGGGGCGATGAAGGCGCTCAACCGGTACGAGCTGGCGGCACAGGGCGACCAGCGGTTCGGCACGCTCTCCGGCGGTCAGCAGGCCCGGTTCCTGGTGCTGCTGCTGGAGTTGTCCGGTGCCACGTTGCTGCTGCTCGACGAGCCGACGGACAACCTGGACCTGGCGTCGGCGGAGGCGCTGGAGGAGGGCTTGAAAGCCTTCGACGGTACGGTGATGGCTGTCACCCACGACCGCTGGTTCACCCGCTCCTTTGATCGTTTCGTGCTGTTCAGAGGCGATGGCGAGGTCGTCGAGGTTCCCGAACCGGTTTGGGACGTCCGCTGAGCTAGCTGGCTTCGCTTCGCTCCGCGGCGATTGCCTTGTAACCGGTGAGTTAGGGCGCGGTTTTCCGCCATCCGCAAACCCCGCGGCCGTCGGAAAACCGAGTCCTAACTCACCGGCGGCAATCGCTGGAGTCATCCGTGACGAGTCGTGTTATGGTCCGGTCACAACAAAGAAAAACCCCACGGGAGTCCGGGCACCGGGCTGAGAGGGGGGCTGACGCGGCCCCCGACCGTCGAACCTGATCCGGGTCATGCCGGCGCAGGGAGGAGTGCTTCATGCACGGTTCGTTGTCGTTTCCCCGGCTCCACGTCATCACCGACTCGCTCGACGTCGTCCGCGGCGTCGCCGGCCAGCCCGACGTCGCCGTTCAGATCCGGGTCAAGACGAGCGACGCCCAGGCGTACGCGCTGACCGTCGCGGCCCTCGAGATCCTCCGCCCGGCGGGCACGATGTGCCTGGTCAACGACCGGGTAGCGGTGGCGCTGGCGGCCGGCGCGGACGGTGTGCACGTCGGCGCCGACGACCTGCCGGTGGACGCCGCCCGGCGGATCCTCGGCCCGGACGCGGTGATCGGCGCGACCTGCCGGAACCCGACGGACGCCCGGGCCGCCGTCGCCGCCGGCGCCTCCTATCTGGGCACCGGGCCGGCGTTCGCGACGTCCACGAAGGACGGCCTGCCACCACCGATCGGCCCGGCCGGTGTCGCCGCCGTCGTCGACGCGGTGCCGGGCACGCCGGTGCTGGCGATCGGTGGGATCACTGCCGACCGGGTGCCGGTCCTGCCGTCGCACGGGGTCGCCGCGATCGGCGCGTTCGTGACCGATCCGAAGCGGGCGGTCGCCGAGTTCCTGGAGGCCCTGCGATGAGGGTCGCGATCGTCGGCGGCGGGATCATCGGGCTTGCCGTCGGCCGGGAGTTGCTGCTCCGGGGAGCGGACGTCACGGTCTACGACCCGGCGCCGGAGGGAACCGGGGGCGCCTGGCACGTGGCGGCCGGGATGCTCGCTCCGGGTGGGGAGTCGGCGTTCGAGTTTCCGTTCCTGGAGCCGCTGCTGGAGGCGTCCAACGCGCTCTGGCCCTCGTATGCGTCGTCACTGGGAGACGTCGGATATGACGAGGCCGGCACGTTGAGCGTGGCACTGACCGCCGACGATCTGGCGGAGGCGAAGCGGGAGTGGCAGCACCAGAAACTCACCACGCTGACCGGCTCGCAGGTGCGTGACCGGGAGCCGTCGCTGTCGCCGCGGATCCGGGCCGGGGCCTACTCGCCGACGGAGCGGCAGGTCGACCCGCGCAAGGTGGTGGCGGCGCTGCGCTTCGCATTGGACGGTCGCGTGGCCCTCAAGCATGTAACCGACATCTCCGAAATTTCTGCCGATACCGTTGTGGTGGCGGCCGGCCTGGGCACGGCCGCGCTGACCGGACTTCCCATCCGCCCGGTGAAAGGCCAGGTCCTGCGCCTGCGCGGCGAACCCGGCCTGCTCCGGCACGTGATCGACGGCGCCGCCGACGGTCGGCACGTCTACCTGGTGCCGCGCGCCGACGGTGAAGTGGTGGTCGGCGCCACCCAGGAGGAGCGCTCCGACCGGGCGGTCACCGCGGGCGGGGTGCACGACCTGCTGCGCGCCGCGCTCGACCTGGTCCCCGGCCTCTCCGAGCACGAGATCATCGAACTCACCGTCGGGCACCGGCCCGGCACGCCGGACAACGCGCCGATCCTCGGCCGGCTCGACGACCGGACCGTGGTGGCCGCCGGTCACCACCGCAACGGGGTGCTGCTCGCCCCGATCACCGCGCGGCTCATCGCGGACCTGGTGCTCACCGGAGCCGCGGACCCACTGCTGGACGCCTTCACCCCCGGGAGGTTCTGATGCGCCTGACGATCAACGGCCAGGACCGGAGCAGGACCGAGAGTTGCACCGTCGCGACCCTCGTTGCCGAGATCATCGCCGCCCAGCGTGGGGTGGCGGTCGCCGTCAACGGAACCGTGGTGCCGCGCTCGGCGTGGAATGAGGTGGACCTGGCCGACGGTGACCGGGTCGAGGTGCTCACCGCTGCTCAGGGGGGTTGAGATGTTCCTCCCCGAGAACGGACTCATCCTCGGTACCGGCGGCGCGCAGAGCCTCGCGATCCTGGAAGAGGCGATCGCGGCGTCCGAGACCACGCTCGTCACGGTGGCGCTGCGCCGGGTCGACGCGGCAGGTCCGGGACTGCTGCCGATGCTGGACCGGCTCGGTGTGCGGGTGCTGCCGAACACCGCGGGCTGCTACACGGCGGGTGACGCGGTGAAGACCGCGCAGATGGCCCGGGAAGCGTTCGAGACCGACCTGATCAAGCTTGAGGTGATCGGCGACGAGCGGACCCTGCTGCCGGACGGTGTGGAACTGCTCCGAGCCGCCGAGACGCTCGTCGCGGACGGGTTCACGGTCCTGCCGTACACCACCGACGACCCGATCCTGGCCCGCCGTCTGGCCGACGCCGGATGCGCCGCGGTGATGCCCGCCGGCTCGCCGATCGGTTCCGGTCTCGGCATCTCCAACCCGCACCACATCGAGCTGATCCGGCAGAACGTGGACGTGCCGGTGGTGCTGGACGCCGGCATCGGCACCGCCTCCGACGCGGCGCTCGCGATGGAACTCGGCTGCGACGCGGTGCTCGTCGCCAGCGCGATCACCCGGGCCGACGATCCGGCGGCGATGGCGGCGGCGATGCGGCACGCGGTAGCGGCGGGACGGCTCGCCCGCGCCGCCGGGCGAATCCCACGCCGGTTCCACGCGCTCGCGTCCACGGCCGACGAGGGGATCGCGGAATGGTGACGCCGGGCGGGCTCGTCGTGCTCACCGACCGGCGGTCCGCCGCCGGGCCGCTGGTGGAGGTGGTCGCGGCGGCGGTCCGCGGCGGCGCCGACTGGGTCATTCTGCGCGAGCGCGACCTCGGGTACGAGGAGAGAGCCGCCCTCGCGGCGCAGCTGAGGCCGCTCCTGCCGCCCGGGCGACTGATCGTCGCGGGTCCGGATCCGCTGGGCGGCACGGCCGTGCACCTCTCGGCCGCCGATCCGCTGCCGTCCGGGGTTCCGCTGGTGGGCCGCTCGTGGCACGGCGCCGAGCCGCCCTCCGATGTGGATTACGTGACGTTGTCGCCGATCTACCCGACGGCGACGAAGCCGGGTTACGGGCCGGCGCTCGGCGCGGCGGGGGCGGCGGCGCTGGCCGGGCGGGTGCCGTGGCTGGCGCTGGGCGGGGTCGACTCGGCGGCGCGGGCCGCGGAGTGCGCCCGGGCCGGTGCCGAGGGGATCGCGGTGCTCGGGGCGATCATGCGGGCGGCCAATCCGGCGCGGGTGGCGAGCGAGCTGGCGGGCGCGTTCGCGGCCGCTCAGCGGGCCGCGGCGAGTGCGGGGGCGGGAGCGTGGTGACGCCGCGGGTGGTGCTCACCATCGCCGGGTCGGACTCCGGTGGGGGTGCGGGGATCCAGGCGGATCTCAAGACGTTCGCGGCGCTCGGGGCGTTCGGGACGTCGGTGCTCACCGCGATCACCGCGCAGAACACGCTGGGTGTCACGGCGATCCACGCGGTGCCCGCCGACATCGTCGCGGCGCAGCTCGACGCGGTGCTCTCAGATCTGCCGGTGGCGGCCGTGAAGGTCGGGATGGTGTCCGATCCGGCGGTGGCGAAAGTGATCGCGGAACGGGCCGGCGACCTGCCCCATCTGGTCATCGATCCGGTGATGGTGGCGACCGCCGGAAGCCGGCTCTCCGATTCGGCTGTGGTGGGAGTGCTCCTCCCGTACGCCAGTGTGCTGACGCCGAACCGGCACGAAGCCGGCGCCCTCCTCGGCCGGGTGATCGAAACGGCCGAGGAGATGGCCGAAGCCGCCGCCGAGCTCGCGAAGCTCGGCCCACGCGGGGTGGTCGTGACCGGAAGTGAACTTGCGGTCGACGTCCTGCACGTCGCGGGAGAGACCACCGTGCTGCGGGGCTCGCCGGTGGAGACCCGCAACAACCATGGGTCTGGCTGCACGTTCTCGTCGGCGATCGCGGTGCGGCTGGCCGCGGGCGACTCGGTGCCGGAAGCGGTGATGACCGCGAAGGATTACGTGTATCGCGGTCTGCGCGGCGGCGCCTCCTGGCAGCTCGGGGCGGGACCCGGGCCGCTGGACCACTTCGCCTGGTCCCTCTGAGTTCCGGCAGCACTGTCGCTGATCCTTCGCGGCCGTGTCATGCCGTTTTTATCCAATTTCGTGGAGGTTTGCCGTGAGACGTAAGACCTATGTGGACGGTCCCCGTTCGGACATCCGCGTGCCGTTCACCGAGGTGGTTCTGACCGGGGACGAACCGCCGGTGCGGCTCTACGACACGTCCGGTCCGGGCAGTGATCCGCTCGTCGGGCTGCCGCCGCTGCGCAAACCGTGGTGGACCGGGCAGACCCAGCTCGCCGCCGCGCGCGCCGGGATCGTCACGCCCGAGATGGAGTTCGTCGCGGTGCGCGAAGGCGTCACCCCCGAGCTGGTGCGCGACGAGATCGCTTCCGGTCGCGCGGTGCTGCCGGCCAACCGGAACCACCCCGAGTCCGAGCCCATGATCATCGGTTCGCGGTTCCTCGTGAAGGTCAACGCGAACATCGGCACCTCGGCCGTCACCTCGTCCGTCGCCGAGGAGGTGGAGAAGCTGACCTGGGCCACCCGGTGGGGCGCCGACACCGTGATGGACCTGTCCACCGGGCCGCGGATCCATGAGACCCGGGAGGCGATCGTACGGAACTCGCCCGTCCCGATCGGAACCGTGCCGATCTACCAGGCGCTGGAGAAGGTCAAGGGTGACCCGCTCGAGCTGACCTGGGAGCTGTTCCGGGAAACCGTCATCGAGCAGGCCGAACAGGGCGTCGACTACATGACGATCCACGCCGGGGTGCTGCTCGCGCACGTGCCGCTCGCCGCCGAACGCGTCACCGGCATCGTCTCCCGCGGCGGATCGATCATGGCGGCCTGGTGCCTCGCCGAGCACCGGGAGAACTTCCTCTACACCCACTTCCGCGAGCTCTGCGAGATCTTCCGGGAGTACGACATCACGTTCTCGCTCGGGGACGGCCTGCGCCCCGGGTCGATCGCGGACGCCAACGACGAAGCACAGTTCGCGGAGCTGCGCACCCTCGGGGAACTGACCCACATCGCCTGGGAGTACGACGTCCAGGTCATGGTCGAAGGCCCCGGCCACGTGCCGATGCACAAGATCAAGGAGAACGTGGACCTGCAGGTCGACCTGTGCGGCGGGGCGCCCTTCTACACGCTGGGGCCGCTGGCGACCGACATCGCGCCCGCCTACGACCACATCACGTCCGCGATCGGCGCCGCGATGATCGGGATGTTCGGGACGGCGATGCTCTGCTACGTCACCCCGAAGGAGCACCTCGGCCTGCCGAACAAGGAGGACGTGAAGGCGGGGATGATCGCGTACAAGATCGCGGCGCACTCGGCTGACCTGGCCAAGGGGCACGCCGGCGCGCAGGAATGGGACGATGCGCTGTCCCGGGCGCGGTTCGACTTCCGGTGGGAGGACCAGTTCGAGCTGGCGCTGGACCCGGAGACGGCTCGGGCGTACCACGATGAGACGCTGCCGGCGGCTCCCGCAAAGACCGCGCATTTCTGTTCCATGTGCGGGCCCAAGTTCTGCTCGATGCGGATCAGCCATGAGTTGCGGGCGGCGGGGATGAAGTCCAAATCGTCGGAGTTCGTGGAGGCGGGTGGCCGGGTTTACCTGCCGGTGGCACCGTCGGCCTGATCCGCTTGTTCCGGGTGCTTCGGCAGGAAGTCGTAGATCGGCTCGTGGGGTGCCTCGGGCTCGGAGCCCTCGGGTTTCGGGGCGCCACCCACTGATTTGTTGAGCTCGCCGAGGGTTTCCATGGCCTTGCGCTCGGCTTCCGGTTTGAGGCGGATCGGGCGCTGGAGGGGTGGTTTGCTGTCGGTCTCGTCGGGGGTGGGCTCCGATTTCGCGGGCTCGGCCTTCTTACGGGGGCGGCGGGCTCGCTTGGCGGGGGGCTTTGGCGCGGGGGCCGCGTCCTGTGAGGGCTCCGGCTTCTCGGCGGGCGGCTTTTCGGGGGCCTTTGCGGTGGGCTGTTCCGCAGGCTTTTCTGCAGGTTTGTCGGCTGGGGTCTCTGCGGGTTTTTCCTCGGACGCCGGCGCTTCGGCGGGAGGAACTGCGGGGGCCGGCGTTTCGGCTGCGGGCGCGGCGGGGGCCGGGGTCTCGGCCGCAGGTGGAGCGGGAGTCGGGGCTTCGGCCGGAGGAGCGGCTGGGGGTGCGGCTACCTTTGCCACCCCGGTGGCTTTGCGGGCTGAGGGGCGGCGGTGCGAGGCGGGCCGGGGTTCGGGTTGCGGTTCCGGGGTGACGTTCGCCGGGATGATCCGGTAGCGATAGGTCACCCCGTCGTCGCGAACCACGAAATCGTCCGCGCCGTCCGGCCGGGTCCAGGTGAGGATCATCTGCCCGTACTTCTCGGCGAGCTTCACCAGCGCCGGAAAACTGTCCACGATGACGACCGGTTTGCCGGGCGGGCTGGCCATCGGCTCCACCGGGACCAGCAGGTGGGGGTAGCGGCGCTGGATTTGTTCCCGGTTCTTCAGCGGAACCCGGCGGAAGGCCAGCAGGGCGACCACAGCGATGCCGACCAGCGCGACGAGCAGCGACTTCACCGCCCAGCTACGTGCCTGTCCGGCGGTGAACAGATCCGTGCCGAAAAGCGAGATCTGACGGGGAAAGGTCCCGCCGCCGGATGTCGCGGCCGACCGCTTGACCACCAGACTCTCGGCTCCGCCGAGGAGAGCCAACTGGATGTTCGTGAGGCCGAAGCTCACCGATGGCTCGAAGCTTGATCCGTCGGCATGGCTGACTCGCGCGGTGACCGACACCGTGACCGCTCCGATGTCGGTGCCGATGGCCTCGGATGCTCGCTGCGCCCGTTCGTCCAGCCCGTCGAGATCGAGCGACACGGTCCCGGTGAAGCGCTGTGCGGAGAACTCCTTGGGCTGAGCCAGCTGAACCGTCGAATGCCAGCCCGTCTGAGTCGAGAGCCGGGCACTCACCTCGACAGTTCCGGGCTTTCCGAGATACTCCATCCGCAGGACGACGAACTCCGCGAGATTCCGGTAGATCGGGTCGGGGGAGTACGCCGTGGTGCCGTCGTAGGCGGCGCTGCGCGGCACGTCCGCAGAGTAGGAGAAGGTCATCGACTCACCGGCCTCTACCGAGGAGTCGGTGGTCTGCGTGGCCGGCCTCATCCAGCCGAGCACCCCGAACAGCAGCCCGCAGACGGCCAGCACGACGGAGAGCACGGCGACAACCCAGATCGCCGGGTGGAGCCGTCTGACCGCCTTGGCGACGGTCATCACCACCGCCCAGGAGCCGCCTTGGCCGGACATGCTCTTCGTCCTCTTCTTCTGCCGGCCGCGCGGGATGTCCCGGCGGGATCTCACCGCGGCTGCCCGGGTGCCGACGATCATGAACCCGAACATCCCGAGCGCGGTCGGACTGAGCAGAGGCTTCAGCCACACTCCGCCCTTGGGGACGTGCAAGACCGCGCGGCCGATGAGCTCGTTCGCGGTGGGTTCGAT is part of the Actinoplanes missouriensis 431 genome and encodes:
- the rplQ gene encoding 50S ribosomal protein L17 — its product is MPTPTKGARLGGSPAHEKLILANLATELFRHGKIKTTETKARRLRPLAEQLITKAKRGDLHARRRVLTVVKDKDVVYALFEQIAPRYTNRPGGYTRITKTGPRKGDAAPMAVIELVEELQVAATTAAPSKADRKAAAQQAKVEALAPEDDAPKSAPAADTDADQDAEAPVNASGDKGAEGPGDQAEGDDTTKA
- a CDS encoding class I SAM-dependent methyltransferase; translated protein: MSADHYFSADPDAPLRRSEIEFSVAGKNHRLAVASGVFSAGRLDPGTAVLLRKAGLPDASAEGTFLDLGCGYGPIARVLATEAPAATVWAVDVNSRARELTAENTKNLRVRVAAPDDVPADVEFQQIWSNPPTHVGKAELHGLMERWLPRLAPDGVAWLVINRNLGGDSLHTWLTGLGWQVERVASQRGFRVLKVTRKSAD
- a CDS encoding ABC-F family ATP-binding cassette domain-containing protein, with protein sequence MGYVDVAGAGFVLPDGRELFADVSFRVGEGAKVALVGPNGAGKTTLMRMVAGDIPTQSGTIARSGGLGVMRQFIGMIGDDRTLEDLALSLVAPALGTAGERLRAAAAALDETEKSQIGYANALAHWGEAGGYEAEVLFDTVAVSILGKSWEETKDRIVRTLSGGEQKRFALDLLLRGSDEVLLLDEPDNFLDVPAKRWLEQRMRESSKSILYVSHDRELLAQTANRVVAVEGGGAWTHPGGFASWHEARSNRHERMEELRRRWDEEHEKLRELVFTLKNKAAYNDGLASRYQAAQTRLRKFEEAGPPPLPPKEQSLRMNLRGGRTGKRSVICEQLELENLTFPFDLEIWYGDRVAVLGANGTGKSHFLRLLAAGGSEPDLEHKPVDGAPLTHVMHGGVARLGARVRPGHFSQTHDRPELMEKTLVEILWRGDEHRSGVDRAGAMKALNRYELAAQGDQRFGTLSGGQQARFLVLLLELSGATLLLLDEPTDNLDLASAEALEEGLKAFDGTVMAVTHDRWFTRSFDRFVLFRGDGEVVEVPEPVWDVR
- the rpsD gene encoding 30S ribosomal protein S4 translates to MARYTGADCKRCRREKMKLFLKGSKCDGPKCPFESRPFPPGQHGRGRTKETEYLLQHREKQKARRAYGVLEKQFRGYYEEAVNKPGKTGEVLLQILETRLDNVVYRAGYAASRDMARQLVKHGHFLVNGSKVDIPSYRVKEHDIVTVREKSKEMTPFVVAQAQAGSRPVPAWLEPIPAEMKILIHSIPARAVIDTQVQEQLIVELYSK
- the truA gene encoding tRNA pseudouridine(38-40) synthase TruA, with the translated sequence MSESIRLRLDVSYDGAGFSGWAAQPTRRTVAGVLTEALGRLVGPETPLGLTVAGRTDAGVHATGQVCHIDLPIEDWERLSGSLLRRLAALMPPDARVRALRPVPDTFDARFSATFRRYEYRVCDEQWGPEPLRRHDTLGWLRPLDLDRLNAAAAGLLGEHDFAAFCKRKEHATTIRAINRLDWRRDPDGVLVATVQADAFCQAMVRSLVGAMLFVGDGRREPEWPGRLLTLRERSSEVTVAAAHGLTLVAVGYPDEAEYAARAEATRRLRG
- a CDS encoding DNA-directed RNA polymerase subunit alpha, whose translation is MLISQRPTLSEESLSETRSRFTIEPLEPGFGYTLGNSLRRTLLSSIPGAAVTSIKIDGVLHEFTTIPGVKEDVVELVMNVKELTVSSEHDEPVSMYLRKQGPGDVTAGDIQPPAGVSVHNPDLKLATLNSKGRLDMELTVERGRGYVTAAQNKSAGAEIGRIPVDSIYSPVLKVTYRVEATRVEQRTDFDRLIIDVESKASISPRTALASAGSTLVELFGLCRELDETAEGIDIGPSPQDAQLAADLALPIEELDLTVRSYNCLKREGINSVGELIGRTEADLLDIRNFGQKSIDEVKMKLAGMGLGLKDSAPSFDPAHVVDSFGDVDYDTDDYRETEQL